A window of Magallana gigas chromosome 8, xbMagGiga1.1, whole genome shotgun sequence genomic DNA:
TATAAAGTCATTTTAATCAATCTGGGGCCAATGTCAGAGGCGatgtcataattatatttatggTTATATTATCATGATTCTGGACATGAGCGGTGTTAATTGATAATGTTTCACAAAAGTCGCTGGAATTTGGGTCCTGCGCATCTAAATATATAAATGCAAATTCCAAAGTAAACACAGCTCTCTCTCCGAGACGTCTAGGGCTTAATCTCGGGAATAACTTTATTATGAATGTTGTTTATTATTCATCCTTGAAGAAGTGAGTGGGTTGCAGTGATGAGTCCCTCCCTAACTCTTTTAAACCAGCTGTTCTTTTAACAAAGACCGGATTTTTTCGGGGAGAGAATTTATGACTGATCATAACGTGTAACTGCTAGCGGCCAAAACAAGAAACGGAGGGAGAAAGTTGATATCTCCACACCCGTCGTGAACCTCTGTGCATTTTCTCCGTACACATGCTGTTCGGCGATTTCTGATAAGTCTGTCCCACTGCCACTCACAATAGGGGAGATGCTACATCATATTCCTCGTCTATCTGGCATCTTACAAGTGAGAGAATAATTACCGTACACTAATATCAAAGCAAGGAAGAACAACGAAACATTCactgtttctattttttttaaaaataggacTGGTGTATTTCTATTGGAGCGTGTATAATCTCCTGATCCTTGGGGCGAATAACAAAATCACGCATCTCGACAttgtgtgtattttatttttattaaacgaGTGAACAGGATTTGCATTGAGTGGACAATATGGCACAAGTAGAGCTTCCCAGGCTGACAGAGGGGTATCTCGGCCCACAGGCCAAGTTTTACTCCTACGGACTGACGACCATGTCCCATCCAGAACCCGTCATCCACTCGGACACCAACCAGGTGGAAATCGTGATAGGAACCACCGAGAAAACCAGATTCACCACCAAACTCTTGGGCGTGGATCCAAAGGGGGAGTGTAACCAGTTTGTTCTCACACAGGTCCAAGGGAGCGAGTTTCACTTCACTATAGCTGTTCCAAGGACGGGCTTCTTTAAGTTTCAGATCTATGCCTTGCCCAATTCCGAGGCCGGACCAAACATGATAAACGTCTACaattatttgttaaatattcAGAAAGTGGACAGGTACGTGGAAGCATTCCCCAAACAGTATCCCCTGTGGAAGCAGGAGGGGTGTTTCCTGTACGAGCCCCTCATGTTGATGAAAGGGATCAAGGAGCCATCGGTCAAATTCAGGATGCTGGTACCCAAGGCGGTGGATGTGCAACTCAAAGTGCACGAGGACTGGATTAAGATGGATCAAGTGGAGCCGGATATATACGAGGCGTACGTGGATTTCAGTGCCGGATACCCCGCTGGTGCCAAAGTCAAGCTCAACGTTAAATCGGGGCGGAGTCACAAGTTTGACACTTTACTGGAGTATactatttgatttatttatttgtgaaaaagaaaactttttgaATTGTGAAACTTTGTGCTTTTGCGTAACGGTGCCATGTTTGGAGAATGTATTTTCTGTGTTgtgtatattatttaaattaaaatttggtAAAAATTACGACATCTATAGATTTTTTCCGTATTGAAGTTGATGGATAACTATAAAATACTCTTGTGTCAAGAAACATCGGTAATGTGAAATGTTGGCACCACGCGAATCTGATGCATATTTATGTATAGAgacatttcttttgaaaagaatttcatTCACTGATCATTCCGAACTTTATGAGAgttaagaagaaaaagaaagaaatagaaaatGACAACATGCTTTAATGCATGTATGCTTATTGTGAATTGTTTTCCTCATGCACTCTCTGGGCTAAAACATgtagcagatttttttttcagagtacAGATTTATTAAACCATTGTGAAAACATTGAATCAAGTGTTGCATATATTTACTCTTGAATTTACGGTTTATGTTTGAATCAtcaatttattacatttatcccaaaaaaaaaatacatgaattttaACACTATTTTGCAAGAATGTATACATGCAGTATCTCTAATTTAcatcccattttttttttaattgaaaatgaagGTTATGAATGTTCTGTTAAGAGAATAAAGGAACTGACAAAAAAAAGCGTGTCTGCTATAGCACATGTCCCTCATACCCTCTACCAAATACAAAGCTATGCTAAAACTAGATGTTGCCAAGATTTTTGGGAATTTGCCAAGAGACAGAAGCAAACACATGCAGATATTGAACTCTTCATAGGTGTAATCATGATGTTTGTTTGTTTCGAGTGCATGCTGAAATATTTtatctgatgaaaaaaattggtttttctTTCAAGAGCTTCTGAGAATTACAACGTGGGTTTAATTATAAACAGCCTCcgaaagaaatgaaaaaccaAATATTTCTGTAGTATTCAACAAAAGATATActgaaatttgataaaatagaaCTAATTTAACCCTGCTTTCTCGAGATTTATTATAGTTCGTTGCATGGCGAATCTCAATTCAAGCATTCATGATGCAGTGCATTTGGTCGCCGAGTCTTGGtgccataaaaaattaaaatgattgttATCATTTGTCCaaaagggtacccctattgtacggataattcttcctacagtttttaagatttaGGAAGTTGATATTTTGCAGGTCAATTGTACATATCTTAGAGAGATGCATGTTACttgcattttgaaaaatctgTTGAACGCTGAATATTGAatatagggtacccctattgtacggacAGCTCC
This region includes:
- the LOC136270508 gene encoding kyphoscoliosis peptidase-like — translated: MAQVELPRLTEGYLGPQAKFYSYGLTTMSHPEPVIHSDTNQVEIVIGTTEKTRFTTKLLGVDPKGECNQFVLTQVQGSEFHFTIAVPRTGFFKFQIYALPNSEAGPNMINVYNYLLNIQKVDRYVEAFPKQYPLWKQEGCFLYEPLMLMKGIKEPSVKFRMLVPKAVDVQLKVHEDWIKMDQVEPDIYEAYVDFSAGYPAGAKVKLNVKSGRSHKFDTLLEYTI